In Helicobacter pylori Shi112, the genomic window ACATACTATATCGTTATTGGTGCTAGAATGAACGCCGTCGGTGTTTTTAATGAAAATAAAACGATCGCTAGGGATTAAAGGGTGTCCTAAAATAAGCATATTTACCTCTTATCTTTCAAACAAGTTTCACTGCAATACGCCACCGCCCCGCTATAAATAGCGTCTTTGCTAGAAACATAGGTTTGGCATTTAGAGCATACAATCATGTGATCTTCTAATTCTTTAGGGGTTTGTTGCGTATAAGAGTGGTTGTCTTTAAGGGGTTTTTGTCTCAAAAACAAACGCCATAAAACCCACACAATAATGAGTAGGGGGATTAAAATTCTTAACATAAACTTTCCTTTGATTTGTAAAAATAAATACGCCTTTGATGCATAAAGCATTCTGTGTCTTTACAAGCGATTTCATCTTTTAACTGCTCGCCTTTATAAAATAAAAAATACCCCTTATCTTTTAGGAAGCGTTGGCTTTTTTCTATCAAAAAAGAAGAGCTAGCGACCGCTCTAGAAGTGATTAAATCCACTTGTAAAAGATTTTGGTAATCTTCTAAACGCTTTTTAACAATTTCAATATTTCTTAAAGGCAAAACGCTTTTAAGGTAGCTTAAAAAAGCCGCTCTTTTTATTCTTGGCTCTAAAAGAATGAATTTGACTTCAGGTTTTTCAAGGGCTAAAGGGATAGCAGGAAGTCCCGCCCCGCTCCCAATATCCAAACAACTTTTAAAATCTTTGATAAATTCTAAGGGTTTTAGAGCGTCTGTGATCTGGGGTTCTAACTCGCTTAAATGTTTCGCGCCGCTCAAGTTGTGCGTTTGATTCCATTCTAAAAGGATGCGCGCATAGTCTTGCAATAAGGGGTTCATAAAATCAGCATCCCATCGCCATAAGAATAAAAACGATACTTCTTTTCTATGGCTATTTGATAGATTTCTTTGGTTTTTTCTAAGCCTATCATCGCGCTTACAAGCATTAAAAGGCTTGATTTGGGCAAATGGAAATTGGTGAGTAAATAATTAACATGCAAAATAGGATTAGCAAGATGCAAGAATATATCGCATTCAAACGCCTCTTGATTAGGGTTTTCTAAACGCTTAAAGTATTCCACGCTCCTTAAAGCGGTCGTGCCGATGCATAAAATCTCTTGGGTTTTTTGCAAAATTTCTTGGCTCTTTTTAGGAATGCGTAAAACTTCTGTATGGATTTGATGCTCTCTAATATCCTTAGTTTCTACTCCAAGAAAAGTCCCAGCCCCCACATGCAAGGTTAAAAAAGCATGCTTGAAATCTTTCAATAATTTTTCTAAGGTATTTTGAGAAAAATGCAATGATGCTGTAGGGGCAGCCACCGCACCCATGTGTTTAGCGAACACGCTCTGGTATTCATGCGTATCCAAACTTTCATCCGCTCTTTTAATATAAGGGGGTAAGGGCATATGCCCGTATTGCTCTAAAAGTTTTAAGATATTCGCTTGATTTAAGGGGGTTTTATTGCCATAAAAAGCGATCAAGCGCTGGCCGTTATGAAGCAATTCCAAAACTTCAGCGTGATAATTTGCATCAAAAAAGATTTTGTCCCCCACTTTGATCTTGCCCTTGATTTGAGTTAGAGCGGTATTATCTTTAAAAAAGCGGTGGAAAAACACTTCGGTTGTTTTTGATGGCAAAAAGGCATGCTTAGAACCAAAAAGCCTGGCCTTAATCACTTTAGTGTCGTTCAACACCACAAGGGCGTTTTTAGGGAAAAAATCTAAAACATGCTCAAAAGTGGTGTGCGTGATTTTTTGCGAACGCCTTTCATATACGAGTAATTTAGCCTTTTCTTTGGGCAAAATGGGGTAGTTTGCGATCAATTCCTTAGGCAAATCATAATCATAGCTTTCTAAATCAAATTCTTTCAACTACGACTCGCTTTTTTCATTTTCTTTGGCGTTATTTTCGCTATCTTTTGCGTTGTCATTTTCGTTGTCATTTTCGTTGTCATTTTCGTTGTCATTTTCGCTATCTTTGGGAGCCGGATTGACCATTTTGGCGATCAAAATAGAAAGCCCATAAAGCCCCACTA contains:
- the rsmG gene encoding 16S rRNA (guanine(527)-N(7))-methyltransferase RsmG, which produces MNPLLQDYARILLEWNQTHNLSGAKHLSELEPQITDALKPLEFIKDFKSCLDIGSGAGLPAIPLALEKPEVKFILLEPRIKRAAFLSYLKSVLPLRNIEIVKKRLEDYQNLLQVDLITSRAVASSSFLIEKSQRFLKDKGYFLFYKGEQLKDEIACKDTECFMHQRRIYFYKSKESLC
- a CDS encoding PP0621 family protein, coding for MLRILIPLLIIVWVLWRLFLRQKPLKDNHSYTQQTPKELEDHMIVCSKCQTYVSSKDAIYSGAVAYCSETCLKDKR
- the queA gene encoding tRNA preQ1(34) S-adenosylmethionine ribosyltransferase-isomerase QueA, with the protein product MKEFDLESYDYDLPKELIANYPILPKEKAKLLVYERRSQKITHTTFEHVLDFFPKNALVVLNDTKVIKARLFGSKHAFLPSKTTEVFFHRFFKDNTALTQIKGKIKVGDKIFFDANYHAEVLELLHNGQRLIAFYGNKTPLNQANILKLLEQYGHMPLPPYIKRADESLDTHEYQSVFAKHMGAVAAPTASLHFSQNTLEKLLKDFKHAFLTLHVGAGTFLGVETKDIREHQIHTEVLRIPKKSQEILQKTQEILCIGTTALRSVEYFKRLENPNQEAFECDIFLHLANPILHVNYLLTNFHLPKSSLLMLVSAMIGLEKTKEIYQIAIEKKYRFYSYGDGMLIL